The following nucleotide sequence is from Bacteroidota bacterium.
ATCTTCCAGTTCCTCCAAAGTTGGCTTTCTGTGTCCACATATTTGATGCTTGATCCCATTCCCAAAAGTCATTCAAATTATTTGGAAATTTATATCCAGTACCTATATACCCTTTTTTTCCAATAGAAAATCCCACAGCATAACCTCTTCCTATTCCTGGAAAATCTGCCTTTTGAGTCCATGTATCTGTTACTTGATCGTATTCCCAGAAATCATCTGGATTGCTGCCCGATGCAGTACCAATGTATCCTTTCAAACCAATAGAAAATCCAACAGCGCCATCTCTTGCATTTCCGCCAAAGTTTGTTTTTTTAATCCAGTCGCATGGAGGAGGAGGAGCCGGTGGATTCAATTCCCAGAAATCCTGAAGAGAAAAACCTGATGAGTTATCATGTCCTGTGCCTATGAATCCTTTTGTGCCTATAGAAAAACCAACAGCATGGTCTCTTTTTGCAACAGATGCTATTTGCGTCCAGTTATCATATCCTGGATTGTATCGCCAACAATCGAACAATGAGGCGCCATTACTATTTGCTTCGCCAGTACATATTAATCCTGAATTTCCGATTGCAAAACCAACTGCATTTTTTCTTGATGTTCCGCCAAAGTTTGCTCTTTGTATCCATGTATCTGTAGTTTGATTCCATTCCCAAAACTGATTGCCATTATTTCCGGTTCCTATATACCCTTTTGTTCCGATAGAAAATCCAACTGCACCATAGGCAGCAACGCCACCGAAATTCGATTTTTGAATCCATATATCGCTTGCCTGATCCCATTCCCAAAAATCATTATATGTATTTGACAAATCTTCTCCAGTTCCGATGTATCCTTTTGTTCCGATAGAAAAACCTACGGCATATTCGCGTGGCGCTCCTCCAAAATTAGATTTTTGCGTCCAAATATTTGTTGCCTGATTCCATTCCCAGAAATTATTTGTATATCCTGTTCCGTCATATCCTGTTCCAACATATCCTTTTGTACCTATGGAAAAGCCAACCGCCCCATAACTTCCGGTAACACTTAAACTGGCTTTTTGTGTCCATGAACCTGCAACTGTATCATATTGCCACAAGTCGTTCATGAAATTTCCAAGGTCATCATTACCCATTCCAATATAACCTTTAGTTCCAATGGAAAAACCAACCGCACCCTGTCTCAATCCTGCTCCATAAACCGCTTTCGGTGTCCATGTGCCTTGTGCTGTTGTCTGTTTGTGGACGACTGTTAAGAGGAGGGAAACTGTCGAGATGAGAAAAAGTTTTTTCATTTAATATTTTTTAGTTTTCTTTTTTTACTGCGGTTTATATTCATACCAATCTTTTGATTTTCCTGCGCCTGCTCTTTGTCCCAATCCTCCGAAAATACGATTGCCAATTGTAATTGCTATTGCTCCTTTATTGCCGCTGAAAATTCTTCCGAATTCTGTTACCTCATTTATAGCGGGATCGTACTCAAATAAATCTCGCGGAACTGTATTATCTCCGCATTCTCCGCCACCGAAATATGCTTTTCCTTTATATGTAAAGCAAAACTCTCCCCCGCATGTTTTGCCTTTATATTTTGTCTTTTCGCTCCATTGTCCAGAAACAATATCATAAGCATTAATAATTTTTTTTTCTGAATTTATAAAGTAAGCAATATTATCCGCTACAAAAATCTGCGAGCCGATTCCTTTTACATCAATTCCTGATTTCTTTGACCATGAATCAGCAGCTGGATCATATTCCCACACACCATAGTTTTCACGCTTGGTGAAAAAATGTCCGAAGTCAAGTACGTAACCTTTTCCTCCGGCTGTGAATCCGTTTGAAGGATAACCTCTGGGAAAATTAGATTTTTTTGTCCATTTATTTGTTGTGGGGTCGTATTGCCAGAAATCTGTTAACTCATCTTCTTTTTTAGAATCGGAAGATTTACCCGTCCAACCTGCTATTACATATCCTTTTCCTTCCAGAGAAAAACCAATACCGTTTCTATGCGCTAACGGCATATTTGCCTTCTGCGTCCATTTATCTTTTGCCGGGTCATATTCCCAAAAATCATTAGAAAGTTTCGAGCCGGAAAAAGAAGTTTGAGAAAGGTCGCCTGCACCTACGTAACCTTTATCTCCAATTGAAAAATAAATACATCCGCTTCTGCCTGAACCTGCAAAGTCCGCTTTAGGAATCCATGATTCATCATCCTTGGAAAAGAAACAACTGAAAATAAGAATGAGAAGAGAGTAATTTTTCTTCATGATATATTGATTTTATTCGGTTATTACTAATTTGTCTACTGATATGGTTTTGTTTTCTTCTGTCAGCCGAACGAAATACAGTCCGCTTGCGAGATTGTCGCGGTTGAAAGTGATTGTCTGTCCACGGAGATTTTTTATTTGCGCAACTGTCTGACCGAAACAGTTGTCCACCGTGAGAGTTGCGTTGTGTAAAAGATTGTCTGTCTGCAAAGTTGTCTGCGTGGAAAAAGGATTGGGAAAAATATTTATTGAATTATAAAAATAATTCTCCTCTATGCCTACGACTCCATTGAATTTGACAATAAAGATGTCATAAGTATTTCCAGTATTGTCTGCATTGGTTAAAGTAGTTGAGCCGAAAGTAATTGATGGGGCACTGAAAATACCTGTGGCGACAACATTTCCATTAGCATCGGCAGAACAATTTAATCCTTCGTCCGTACCGTTTCCTCCTGTTCTTACAGCCCAAATAGCATTACCAAAGGAATCGTATTTTGCAAAATAAATATCCATACTACCTGCACTAGTTATAGTATCTGTTCCAAAAGTAATAGTGCCAAGAAATTCTCCAGTTAAATAAATATTTCCGTTTTGGTCAGTGCAAATTCCATAACCCATACCTCCGCCACTGGTTTGCCATGCTTGTCCGCTTACTTTTGCCCAAAGAACATTTCCTGAAGAATTATATTTTGCAACGAAGGTTACGCCATTGTCAGTAATGAGTGAAATAGTATCTAATAATATAGTAGAACCTTGAAATTCTCCTGTTACATATATATTACCATTAATATCGCTTGTAATGCTATTGCCAAACTGAGAATATGATGTATTGCCCGCTCTTTTTGCCCATAATGAATTACCTGCATTATCATATCCGGCAATAAAAAAATCAGTGTTGGTTGTAGAAGAAGCATTTAATGTTGTTGAGCCAAATGAAAGTGTAGTGCTACGGAATTCTCCGGTTATGTATACATTTCCATTATTGTCAGCAGTAACGCTATGGGCAAAATCATCACCATTTCCTCCATTACCTTTTGCCCATAGTGCATTTATTTGAGAATCAAATTTGGCAACGAAAACATCTTGCGTATTAGAATTTGCGCTGTTGATTGTATATGAACCAAAGGTAACTGAATTGCTCTCAAAATTTCCTGTTATATAAATATTACCATTGCCAGATACATAGATGCCATGAGCAGTCTCCCACCATGAACCGAAACTTTTTGCTATAAGAATATTGCCTTGAGAATCATATTTGACAATAAAAAGATTTGAAATACCATTTTTTGTTAGTGTGGTTGAACCAAAAGTAATTGAAGTGCTATTGAAATTCCCCGTCACATATACATTACCGTTATTGTCAGTTGAAACACCTGCGCCTAAATCTCGTCCATTTCCGCTTGCGGATTTCGCCCAAAGTACATTTCCATTCGCGTCATATTTTACAAGATAAAAATCACCATATCCCGAACTTGTATTTGTTAAAGTAATACTTCCAAAAGTTATTGAGGGGCTCGAAAATTCTCCTGTCACATATATATTTCCGCTATTATCTATCGCAGTTCCATAACCAGCATCCCAACCTTGTGTTTGTATTCCTCCTGCGCTTTTTGCCCAAAGACAATTTAGTGATTGTGCATCTGTCTGCTTGTGCGCAGTTGTCAGCGCGAGAACTGCTGTCGAGATGAGTAAAACTTTTTTCATTGTCTTTGAATACTGTAAAGATAGAAAGTTGCTGTCAAACGTTGCATTGTTTATTTGTCCGCGATTACAAATTTGTCTACTGCGATTATTTTGCTGTCTTGTGTCAGCCGAACGAAGTACAGTCCGCTTGCGAGATTGTCACGGGAGAAAACAACCGTCTGCCCGCTAATATTTTTTATTTGTTTTACTGTCTGCCCGAAACAGTTGTCCACAGTGAAAGTTGCGTTATAGAAAAGACTGTCTGTCTGCTACCACCACCAACTATAATCTTTTATAGGAAGTTTTTTATAAATACTTTCTATTGAATCTTCTCCTTGCAGACCTTTTAATAAAAGCGAACTATCTTTATCATTGTAAAAATAAGTACCCGTGAAATTATTAATGTGATTAGTTTTTGCAGAGTCCTGATAAATCGGATTAATTTTAACAGAGTCATTTGCGGCATTTTCTCTATACAGCAATCCTGTTGCATTTGCTTCAACATTATTTTTATCTTTTAATGTATTCCAGTCATCCGATTCAATATATAGTTTTTTCCAATAATTATAATTTGTAACATCTAAATTCTGTAATACTGAATTTGTTTTTAATTCAGTAATTTGAAAAATTCCGCAAGAGAGTTTTTTATCTTTATTCATATTTATTTTTGTTTTGTGATAAATGCGGGTCGCCAAAGGATAAATTACACAAATCCAAAACAATATTTTTCCTGCTTTAAATAATTTGTTTGTGAATTGATTTGAATCTATTGCACTTGTTTTCTCAGATAAAATGTTCCAGATAATTTTTAATTTGTCAGGATAAGAAATAATAAT
It contains:
- a CDS encoding SBBP repeat-containing protein → MKKVLLISTAVLALTTAHKQTDAQSLNCLWAKSAGGIQTQGWDAGYGTAIDNSGNIYVTGEFSSPSITFGSITLTNTSSGYGDFYLVKYDANGNVLWAKSASGNGRDLGAGVSTDNNGNVYVTGNFNSTSITFGSTTLTKNGISNLFIVKYDSQGNILIAKSFGSWWETAHGIYVSGNGNIYITGNFESNSVTFGSYTINSANSNTQDVFVAKFDSQINALWAKGNGGNGDDFAHSVTADNNGNVYITGEFRSTTLSFGSTTLNASSTTNTDFFIAGYDNAGNSLWAKRAGNTSYSQFGNSITSDINGNIYVTGEFQGSTILLDTISLITDNGVTFVAKYNSSGNVLWAKVSGQAWQTSGGGMGYGICTDQNGNIYLTGEFLGTITFGTDTITSAGSMDIYFAKYDSFGNAIWAVRTGGNGTDEGLNCSADANGNVVATGIFSAPSITFGSTTLTNADNTGNTYDIFIVKFNGVVGIEENYFYNSINIFPNPFSTQTTLQTDNLLHNATLTVDNCFGQTVAQIKNLRGQTITFNRDNLASGLYFVRLTEENKTISVDKLVITE
- a CDS encoding T9SS type A sorting domain-containing protein, producing MDNCFGQTVKQIKNISGQTVVFSRDNLASGLYFVRLTQDSKIIAVDKFVIADK